Proteins co-encoded in one Corynebacterium tuberculostearicum genomic window:
- the prfB gene encoding peptide chain release factor 2, whose amino-acid sequence MRPEVTARLKQLETTLTTIEKVMDPEALAARIRELEAQAGDPSLWDDPTYAQKVTSELSAAQAKVRKLDALRGRLEDMPVMYELAEEEGDTSLADDELDSLESAIESLEVTTMLSGEYDPREAVINIRSGAGGVDAADWAEMLMRMYTRWAEKHGHKVDIYDISYAEEAGIKSATFVVHGEYMYGQLSVEQGAHRLVRISPFDNQGRRQTSFAEVEVLPVVEQTDSIEVPDSEVRVDVYRSSGPGGQSVNTTDSAVRLTHIPTGIVVTCQNEKSQIQNKASAMRVLQAKLLERKRQEEQAELDALGAGGNASWGNQMRSYVLHPYQMVKDLRTNFEVGDPSKVLDGDIDGFLESGIRWRMQQQEDQA is encoded by the coding sequence ATGCGTCCCGAAGTAACAGCACGGCTCAAGCAATTGGAAACCACCCTGACCACCATCGAGAAGGTCATGGACCCGGAAGCTTTGGCTGCCCGCATTCGGGAACTAGAAGCCCAAGCCGGCGATCCATCACTCTGGGATGATCCCACCTATGCGCAAAAGGTCACTTCCGAGCTTTCGGCCGCGCAGGCCAAGGTGCGCAAGCTGGATGCGCTACGCGGGCGCCTCGAAGATATGCCGGTCATGTACGAGTTGGCAGAAGAGGAAGGGGACACCTCTCTGGCGGACGATGAGTTGGATTCCCTGGAATCTGCCATCGAATCGTTGGAAGTTACCACCATGCTCTCTGGCGAGTATGACCCGCGCGAGGCAGTAATCAATATCCGCTCCGGTGCCGGCGGAGTGGATGCGGCCGATTGGGCCGAGATGCTCATGCGTATGTATACCCGCTGGGCAGAAAAGCACGGCCATAAGGTGGATATCTATGACATTTCCTATGCGGAAGAAGCCGGCATTAAATCCGCCACCTTTGTGGTCCACGGTGAATATATGTACGGCCAACTCTCCGTGGAACAGGGTGCGCACCGACTCGTGCGCATCTCGCCCTTTGATAACCAAGGCCGGCGCCAGACCTCTTTTGCCGAGGTAGAGGTGCTTCCGGTGGTGGAGCAGACTGACTCGATTGAGGTGCCGGATTCCGAGGTGCGCGTGGATGTTTACCGTTCCTCTGGCCCTGGTGGGCAGTCCGTCAATACCACCGACTCCGCGGTGCGCCTGACCCATATTCCCACCGGAATCGTGGTGACCTGCCAGAATGAAAAGTCCCAGATTCAGAATAAGGCCTCGGCTATGCGCGTGCTGCAGGCAAAGCTTCTCGAGCGCAAGCGCCAAGAAGAACAGGCCGAGCTTGACGCCCTAGGCGCTGGCGGAAACGCCTCTTGGGGCAACCAAATGCGTTCCTATGTGCTGCACCCGTACCAAATGGTGAAGGACTTGCGCACCAACTTTGAGGTGGGTGATCCATCCAAGGTGCTCGATGGCGACATCGATGGCTTCCTAGAATCCGGCATCCGCTGGCGCATGCAGCAACAAGAAGACCAAGCTTAG
- the hisN gene encoding histidinol-phosphatase → MGKFKEDLGLALELAGHADVVTMHRFEAADLSVKEKPDMTPVSDADLTCEKHIRESLKRSRPRDEVLGEEYGGEACYKGRQWVIDPIDGTKNFVRGVPVWATLISLLEDGEPVVSVVSAPALRRRWYAAKGAGAYRVFGGEPKRLGVSHVEKLADSSLAMSSLTGWAERGLRDKFLALTDKTWRLRGYGDFWSYCLVAEGAVDIAAEPEVSLWDLAAPSLIVTEAGGTFTDLDGNPGPHGGSGVASNGLLHKHALAALQG, encoded by the coding sequence GTGGGTAAGTTCAAAGAAGACTTAGGCCTCGCGCTCGAGCTAGCGGGCCATGCCGATGTGGTGACCATGCACCGCTTCGAAGCGGCGGACCTTTCCGTCAAGGAAAAACCGGATATGACTCCGGTATCGGATGCGGACCTGACCTGTGAGAAACATATCCGCGAATCCCTCAAGCGCTCCCGCCCACGCGACGAGGTGCTGGGGGAGGAATACGGCGGGGAGGCCTGCTATAAGGGCCGCCAGTGGGTTATCGATCCGATCGACGGCACCAAGAACTTTGTGCGAGGCGTTCCAGTGTGGGCCACGCTGATTTCTCTATTGGAAGACGGCGAGCCTGTAGTTTCCGTCGTCTCCGCTCCTGCCCTGCGCCGCCGCTGGTACGCGGCCAAGGGAGCCGGCGCTTATCGCGTCTTCGGCGGCGAACCGAAGCGCTTGGGCGTTTCCCACGTAGAAAAGCTTGCCGATTCTTCACTGGCCATGAGTTCCCTGACTGGCTGGGCGGAGCGCGGATTGCGCGATAAATTCCTCGCGCTTACTGATAAGACGTGGCGTCTGCGCGGCTACGGAGACTTCTGGTCCTATTGCCTCGTGGCCGAAGGCGCGGTGGACATCGCCGCTGAGCCGGAGGTTTCCCTCTGGGACCTCGCCGCACCATCGCTCATCGTGACCGAGGCCGGTGGCACTTTCACTGATCTTGACGGCAACCCCGGCCCGCACGGCGGATCCGGCGTGGCCTCTAATGGCCTGCTCCACAAGCACGCCCTAGCCGCACTGCAGGGCTAG
- a CDS encoding AbgT family transporter, with protein MAETETKEKPRSASGFLGTVEKIGNKLPDPFWLFVILAAIVAVTSWLGHLIGMTAEDPKTGETIEVESLLTTENISRMVTDAVENFTSFPPLGVILAVMLGVAVAEQSGLLSALVRAMVTKVSAKMLTFVVAMAGVTGSVASDAIYVILIPLGAMAFHAVGRSPIVGAMVAFAASSAGFNASLILNITDLLLAGISTPAAQFVDAEYEVSPLANIFFVIPSAIVLSLIITAVTEFLMVKKARELVDHDHINYEEVSFSKAAGGSANEEAEDKEYDFTDDEEAMRIKPNEQRGLIASGIALAVFLAAFFALLFIPGSPLASQEDSFMESPLISAIAVPIALAFLVCGIVYGLAAGTVKSSADVPEFMAKGLETLVPMLVLFFAVAQFLAWFEWSNLGVWTAIKGSELLQHWSLPPLVMFAALVAMVGLLNLFITSGSAQWALMAPVVVPMMMYVGISPEVSQMLFRIGDSPTNIITPMSPYFALALTFLQRYYKHAGVGTLMSLALPYSLCMLVGWFIFFVIWYLIGIPLGPGAPMDYVG; from the coding sequence ATGGCCGAAACCGAAACCAAAGAAAAACCACGTTCTGCAAGCGGCTTCCTGGGCACTGTAGAAAAGATTGGCAATAAACTGCCGGATCCGTTCTGGCTCTTCGTTATCCTCGCAGCCATCGTCGCTGTGACTTCTTGGCTAGGACACCTCATTGGCATGACCGCAGAGGACCCCAAGACCGGCGAAACCATCGAAGTAGAATCCTTGCTGACCACCGAGAATATCTCGCGCATGGTTACTGATGCAGTGGAGAACTTCACCAGCTTCCCGCCGCTCGGCGTCATCCTTGCCGTGATGCTCGGCGTGGCCGTGGCGGAGCAGTCTGGCCTGCTTTCCGCTTTGGTGCGCGCGATGGTGACTAAGGTCAGCGCCAAAATGCTGACCTTTGTTGTGGCGATGGCCGGCGTGACCGGCTCCGTAGCCTCCGACGCCATCTACGTCATTCTGATTCCGCTGGGCGCAATGGCCTTCCACGCCGTGGGCCGCTCCCCCATCGTGGGCGCGATGGTGGCCTTCGCAGCATCGTCTGCGGGCTTTAATGCCTCATTGATTCTTAATATCACCGACCTCCTCCTGGCCGGTATTTCTACCCCAGCCGCGCAGTTCGTCGACGCCGAATACGAAGTCAGCCCGCTGGCCAATATCTTCTTCGTCATCCCTTCCGCCATCGTGCTCTCGCTCATCATTACCGCGGTAACGGAATTCCTCATGGTGAAAAAGGCCCGCGAACTAGTAGACCACGACCACATCAATTATGAGGAGGTGTCCTTCTCCAAGGCCGCCGGTGGCTCCGCTAATGAGGAAGCGGAGGATAAGGAATATGACTTCACCGACGATGAAGAGGCCATGCGCATCAAGCCCAACGAGCAGCGTGGTTTGATAGCCTCCGGCATTGCCTTGGCCGTTTTCCTCGCGGCCTTCTTCGCTCTTCTATTTATCCCTGGCTCGCCGCTGGCAAGCCAGGAGGATAGCTTCATGGAATCGCCTCTGATTAGCGCCATTGCAGTGCCGATTGCGCTAGCTTTCTTGGTCTGCGGCATTGTCTACGGCTTGGCGGCAGGCACCGTGAAGTCATCCGCTGATGTACCGGAGTTTATGGCCAAAGGCTTAGAGACCCTCGTTCCTATGCTGGTTCTCTTCTTCGCCGTCGCACAGTTCCTGGCCTGGTTCGAGTGGTCCAACCTCGGTGTATGGACTGCTATTAAGGGCTCCGAACTGCTTCAGCACTGGTCCCTGCCGCCGCTAGTAATGTTCGCCGCGCTGGTCGCTATGGTGGGCCTGCTCAACCTTTTCATCACCTCCGGCTCTGCCCAGTGGGCCCTGATGGCCCCGGTCGTTGTCCCGATGATGATGTACGTTGGCATCTCGCCTGAGGTTTCCCAGATGCTCTTCCGTATCGGTGACTCGCCGACGAATATCATCACCCCAATGTCACCGTACTTCGCCTTGGCGTTGACCTTCCTCCAGCGCTACTACAAGCACGCGGGTGTGGGTACTTTGATGTCCCTGGCGCTGCCCTACTCACTGTGCATGCTGGTGGGCTGGTTCATCTTCTTCGTCATCTGGTATCTCATCGGCATTCCGCTGGGACCAGGAGCACCGATGGACTACGTGGGTTAA
- a CDS encoding inositol monophosphatase family protein: MVGMDQKPSLQEMIDAVIKTFIVAHADDGDAHLAQALVYNAGRLAWRLREMGVDVEQKTSISDVVTDADRAAERFVAGVLEAVRPEDGILGEEGAARESQSGRMWVIDPVDGTYNFSSGSDYWCSALALADATGITLGAVHRPAMGYTWFGGRDFPTSLDSKEVTRLEDKPAEQISLSTYLHPTSLVDENIRGAWQRVAENFATVRMLGAGSVDLASVADGTWGAWMQHSVADWDWFPGKALVEAAGGAARKVEAGGVEWCLAGNKQVVDQMEDWLRG, translated from the coding sequence ATGGTAGGCATGGATCAAAAGCCGAGCTTGCAGGAGATGATCGACGCGGTCATCAAGACCTTCATTGTCGCGCATGCAGATGACGGGGACGCGCACTTGGCGCAGGCCCTTGTCTATAACGCCGGCCGCTTGGCTTGGCGCCTGCGCGAAATGGGCGTTGACGTGGAGCAAAAGACTTCCATCTCGGACGTCGTTACGGATGCGGACCGCGCGGCCGAGCGCTTTGTCGCGGGCGTTCTCGAGGCTGTGCGCCCAGAGGACGGCATCCTCGGTGAAGAAGGCGCGGCTCGCGAGTCTCAGTCCGGCCGCATGTGGGTCATTGATCCGGTCGATGGCACTTATAATTTCTCCTCCGGATCCGATTATTGGTGCTCTGCCCTCGCGCTTGCCGACGCCACTGGGATCACCCTCGGCGCCGTTCACCGCCCAGCCATGGGCTATACGTGGTTCGGTGGCCGCGACTTCCCTACTTCGTTGGATAGCAAGGAGGTGACTCGTCTGGAGGATAAGCCGGCCGAGCAGATTTCTCTTTCTACCTACTTGCACCCAACCTCGCTGGTAGATGAGAATATCCGCGGGGCGTGGCAACGCGTGGCGGAAAACTTTGCTACAGTCCGTATGCTTGGTGCCGGTTCTGTTGACCTTGCCTCTGTAGCCGATGGCACTTGGGGCGCATGGATGCAGCACTCGGTGGCGGACTGGGACTGGTTCCCCGGCAAGGCTCTCGTTGAGGCGGCCGGCGGTGCGGCCCGCAAGGTAGAAGCCGGCGGTGTCGAATGGTGCCTAGCCGGCAATAAACAGGTAGTGGATCAAATGGAGGATTGGCTCCGTGGGTAA